One genomic segment of Sminthopsis crassicaudata isolate SCR6 chromosome 4, ASM4859323v1, whole genome shotgun sequence includes these proteins:
- the KLHDC9 gene encoding kelch domain-containing protein 9: MAAARPPGWVWRPVAHDRLLARAFHSCTVLRGRVYVVGGLTSGGAREPLGDTVMFDPAAGRTTRTGGPGGPRRSHHDAVSVGDRWLCVVGGWDGSRRVAAVAALDAERGTWEAWSAAPGSCAPAGLSSHTCTRLSDHELRVAGREGGTRTQRRYGSVYTLRVDPPARTYSYREESCHTASRSGHSAALFRTGGPRPGHQLLLFGGCNSPEPEVAGHWGPGHIQEEPVVATQLTEQLSRLIRRERGSVEGPRGLRHHSCSVVGPFAVLFGGETLTRARDTVCNDLYIYDSRKSSRPWFHFPCEDRNMKRVGHRTCLWNNQLYLVGGFGEDERTPSPNVYTLELS, from the exons ATGGCCGCGGCCCGGCCTCCCGGGTGGGTCTGGAGGCCAGTGGCGCATGATCGGCTTCTGGCGCGGGCGTTTCACTCTTGCACTGTGCTGCGGGGTCGGGTCTATGTGGTCGGGGGCCTGACGTCCGGGGGTGCGCGCGAACCCCTTGGAGACACGGTGATGTTTGACCCGGCGGCAGGCCGGACGACGAGGACTGGGGGCCCCGGGGGGCCCCGGCGCAGCCACCATGACGCGGTGTCCGTGGGCGACCGCTGGCTCTGCGTGGTGGGCGGCTGGGACGGGTCCCGGCGCGTGGCGGCCGTAGCCGCCCTCGATGCGGAGCGCGGGACCTGGGAGGCGTGGTCCGCGGCTCCCGGCAGCTGCGCCCCGGCCGGGCTCAGCAGCCACACCTGCACCCGCCTGTCGGACCACGAGCTGCGCGTGGCCGGCCGCGAGGGTGGCACTCGCACTCAGCGCCGCTACGGTAGCGTCTACACTCTGCGCGTGGACCCCCCTGCGCGCACCTACAG CTACCGTGAAGAGAGCTGCCACACGGCCTCGCGCTCCGGCCACAGCGCCGCTCTGTTCCGCACCGGCGGCCCGCGGCCCGGCCACCAGCTCTTGCTCTTCGGGGGCTGCAATTCCCCGGAGCCCGAAGTGGCCGGGCACTGGGGCCCGGGGCACATCCAG GAGGAGCCGGTGGTGGCCACTCAGCTAACAGAACAGCTCTCCCGGCTCATCAGGAGAGAGAGGGGGTCCGTCGAGGGGCCCCGGGGGCTTCGGCACCATTCCTGCTCCGTCGTGGGGCCTTTTGCTGTGTTGTTTGGTGGAGAAACTCTGACCAGAGCTCGGGACACCGTCTGCAATGACCTCTACATCTATGATAGTC GCAAATCCTCCCGGCCATGGTTCCACTTTCCCTGTGAAGATCGAAACATGAAGCGGGTAGGCCACCGAACCTGCCTCTGGAATAACCAGCTCTATCTAGTAGGGGGTTTTGGTGAGGATGAAAGGACACCTAGTCCAAATGTTTATACATTAGAACTAAGCTAG